The DNA sequence AGGAATAATATCTCCACTGTTTTTAAGATATTTTCGGACAGCATTTAAGACCGGAACTTGTTCTTCGTCAATAAGAGCAGTGTCTACCATTTCACAGATTATTAGGTCGGCCTTTTCATTAAAATTAATATTTTTTGCATCGTTTATTTGCAGAAAAACATTTTCAAAGGACTTAAGATTTTTTTGGGCAAATTTAGCTGTACGATGGTCTTTTTCAACTGCATACACAAAACTAGCTAAAGGGGCGGCCCATGAGCTAAAAACTCCGGAACCAGTCCCCAAATCATAGATGATACCTCTTGATTTTTCTTTTATGGCTTCATAAAATGCTGTCAGTCTTTGGGTATCAGATAGCAAGTTTTGATGATAGTACGGGATTTTCATCCTAGTATTTTGTTAAAATACGCATTTTTATTTCATCTCAGTTTGGCTACTGGCAGTGCTGGTTAATTTGACGTGTTCAACGCCTTTAAGCCTCATTATCTTTTCA is a window from the Methanobacterium sp. genome containing:
- a CDS encoding methyltransferase domain-containing protein; translated protein: MKIPYYHQNLLSDTQRLTAFYEAIKEKSRGIIYDLGTGSGVFSSWAAPLASFVYAVEKDHRTAKFAQKNLKSFENVFLQINDAKNINFNEKADLIICEMVDTALIDEEQVPVLNAVRKYLKNSGDIIPCGVFNGLEAVHLKNSHPIYQEGNISPKELRSKLFIYDKIDFKKYIKEKVEYKINVPINKDGIVSGIRITTFTLLTPQLICGTTPMLNPPLLIPTNQLNMKKDENIFVNLKYTMGGGLNTLKASVERIS